In the Campylobacter sp. MIT 12-8780 genome, one interval contains:
- a CDS encoding HTH domain-containing protein, which produces MEKKLTFYEAIVEALRLAKVPLTRPQIWEEIQQRKLFTTAGKTPVSSIATYLYMNIKNKGEKADFIIVSKQPATFWLKSRSAELDNKKPEQFIQETPIKKPAKEKFNERDLHPLLVKFLHESEFNAYAKTIYHEKSVKNTSGKNKWDHPDIVAVSFPFGSYKNETLELLQNIDRPDYKLYSFELKIALNFGNLKECYFQAVSNSSWANEGYLVVYEEVDSEVLAVLVRLNASFGIGLIKLESEIANSKIVIQARENTSLDVETIDVLVTNNSNFRDFINDINRKIKAHYENIGEINSSFDKVLEDDEFAKYLKDKHINKGD; this is translated from the coding sequence ATGGAAAAGAAATTGACTTTTTATGAGGCGATTGTCGAGGCTTTGAGATTGGCTAAAGTTCCGCTTACGCGCCCACAAATTTGGGAAGAAATTCAACAAAGAAAGCTTTTTACAACAGCTGGAAAAACACCTGTTTCTTCAATTGCAACTTATCTTTATATGAATATCAAAAACAAAGGCGAAAAAGCTGATTTTATCATCGTTTCAAAACAACCTGCTACATTTTGGCTTAAAAGTAGAAGTGCGGAACTAGACAATAAAAAACCAGAACAATTTATCCAAGAAACCCCTATAAAAAAACCAGCAAAAGAAAAATTTAACGAAAGAGACTTGCACCCATTACTTGTGAAATTTTTGCATGAGAGTGAATTTAACGCTTATGCAAAGACGATTTACCATGAAAAAAGTGTAAAAAATACAAGTGGTAAGAACAAATGGGATCATCCTGATATCGTCGCTGTTTCTTTTCCTTTTGGAAGTTATAAAAACGAGACTTTAGAATTGCTTCAAAATATCGATAGACCAGATTATAAGCTTTACTCTTTTGAGTTAAAAATTGCTTTAAATTTTGGCAATCTTAAAGAATGTTATTTTCAAGCTGTATCAAATTCAAGCTGGGCAAATGAGGGCTATTTAGTCGTGTATGAAGAAGTTGATAGCGAGGTATTAGCCGTGCTTGTGAGGCTTAATGCGAGCTTTGGTATAGGACTTATAAAACTTGAAAGTGAAATTGCAAATTCTAAAATTGTGATTCAAGCTAGAGAAAATACAAGCTTAGATGTTGAGACTATCGATGTTTTAGTAACTAATAATAGCAATTTTAGGGATTTTATCAACGATATAAATCGCAAGATAAAAGCTCATTATGAAAATATAGGCGAGATTAACTCAAGCTTTGATAAGGTTTTAGAAGATGATGAGTTTGCAAAATACCTTAAAGACAAACATATAAACAAAGGAGACTAA